The Engystomops pustulosus chromosome 2, aEngPut4.maternal, whole genome shotgun sequence genomic interval ATATTTCCTGCACAGTTGCAATGTTTCATCAATAAAGAGtctttgtattattttatttttgcataaTATTCTTGATTTTGATAAATTACGGGAGATCATCAGATCAATAGGAAAAAACAGTAAAACCTGTAGCTCCACATAATTAGGTACCTTATTGGAAGAAGGCTGCTGACATATATGCTTCAGCAGttttaaggcctcattcacacgggcgttgggggacgtgtatacgatgtcctatcttttctcggcatacggTGCTGTGCGCCATGTTCCTTTATGACGAGCTtagcaccccctcctcctctccccagcgccgcTGTCCGCCgttctacggtacggcgggcacatgtcaGTGTAAATTCAGCCTTAGAAGAGAAGTGCTGACGGAGCATGTTTGGCATTCTGGTAACCACAAGTGCTAAGTAATGATGCCCAGCCCACTTAAGCCGCATACACATGTTTCCTTTGAATTGAgtttagaaatgcaattcaagcacaAAGGGAGGAGCTTCTTACAATCTTAGATGCGAGTAATAATTTTTTGCATTGTTTATCAGCAAAACACGTGTTTTCTGTTGCAGATCACAAGTGTTTAGGTCTAAATGCATCTGCCTTTCAAAGAAACTTCAACTTGTTGTGCATGAATTAAATTTAATGAAATTTAGACACAGGTGTGAAAAAGCCCTAAGGAATCCTATAGGTGCTGATAGAAGTTCAGCTTCCCAGAGAAGAATAGGTTGTGATAGTTCTTACTCAGGATTCATCTTAGACTGGAACACACtactataaaataaaatgtattttcttcATCCAAGCATGAATCACATTTATTCTTTTTTGTCCATGAGTGGATTGTATAGTGTATAAAAAACAAACATAGGAAAACTAGTTTTATTGGGTTCACATACACTGGTACTAATTTTATTTGACCAATTAAGAGCAgtttgtaggcatgtggagacttattgcTGTTGAtgcttctgggaaatatgcaaatacatttcccaAGATTGGACAAGGAATACAATGTCTCTTTTTGCTAGAcggcccccttaccatcaagcatgactttcaagaagcctgatGATTTGATGTGGAATTAAggctaaaccagtatatctattccagaagggacagattAACAATTGTAGTCAGCACTAGTCAATGTGGTTGTggcccacatcatgtcattaggattTCTGAAAGTTATACTTGATGTAAGGGGGCATCTAAAAGAGGTATTCTTTACTTatatgcatatttcccagaatccccttgtGAAGCATCAATGGCAATAAGTCTTAATTGGTCAAATAAaaccagtacaggtgtatgtgaACTGAACACAAGTGATTACCTATGTGCCAATTGTAACAATAATCTAACCGGACGGAATAGTACAGTACTAGGTAAGGAGTCGCCACCGGGATAAGTTCTGCTATTAACTTCCCTTTGGCATTTCCCACACTGAAGAGTCACTGATTCCTTTAGCTGGGAATATCTTACTTGCTAAGCTAGATTTCCTCTCAAAATGTTTGGTTTTGGAGAGGGGCAAGCATATGCAGAACAGTGTAACATTATAAGATAATTATGTATCCAAAACTTCTATGTACCTCCTCAACATATTGAAAAACATCTGTAGTCAATGTCCCAAAGTATAAACAACGATTAGATTGACCCTCATTAGACTTTAAGGGGGGAAGAGAGGGAGCTACAATATTAAGAGGATATGGGAGGCTACAATatgggagagatgagagggggtCACAATATTAAGGAGGTAAAAATTttaaggagaggagaggggggggggcacaatatgaaggagagatGAAGGAGGTAATATGAGGTggatgagagggggccacaaaataaaaaaggagATGAGGGAGGTAACTATGTGagggaagtagagatgagcggacctgatggTTAGTTCAGCtgcctgacccggacatattttGGCAGAATAGCCAATCTGgtaaattgacgcccctagcaaTTTACCATTGCTATGATTAGTCATTGGGGATCCCTAGATGCATCAATTTGCCAAATTGGCTGTTCAgttgccaatccagcaatatgtcaagGGCAGGCGGCCGAACAAGAATGCTGAACTGAACCAGGTCATATGTAGCAATGAGGGACAAGTGACAGGGAGAAGAGAGagtaccaggggcgtaactacagtgctaGCAGCTActgtggggcctgcagtgtcagctTGGAGTCCAGAATGGAGCTTTTATATACATATGATGCTGCAAAGCATCTGTGATGTGTGCATGTAGTATGTGTATTCCGTGTATGGTTTCTGTATTTactgtgagatatatatatatatatatatatatatatatatatagtatgttcatagcactgtatgtgtgtatatgctctatatgtgtgcgcattagcgtataaatgtgtgattgtaacttgcatgtgacagtatataaatatgtataagtgGTCAGTGGGGCCCCATGCAgaggcctgctatggggccctgcctctcctaggtaCGCCACGGGGGGGCACTATAAGGGACAGGTGATACTATAATAGGAAGGTGAAGGAAATACAATATGAGTTAGAGGTGACGGGAGTACAACCATCCAGGACACGTGTTCGCATACATATGCAGTTAGCTGTGCGCACTAAAGTCCCAGGTGATTGATGATGGACAAcaacccccacagatcgcaatCTCTATCCTGTACACCACGTGACGACTGGAGCTGCAGGAGCGCTGACAGGTCCACGCCCCTCCCGTCTGTAACGCACAAGTGACGTCACAAGGCACCGCCCATGAAGGTCGGAAGTGGCGCGCTCGGGCTGCCTTGCACTTCCGGAGACAGTGACCCCTAGTTTCGGCAAGGCCAGTAATTGTAGTCCCGCCTCCCGTCATGTCTGGTTACGGGGTGTCCAGCTTTTTCTCAGGGCCGGAGCTGCTGGAGGACCCGGCTCACGCCTCATCCTTACTGGCGCAGCTCAAGTCTTTCTACGACTCGAGCCTGCTGTGTGATGTCACCATCCGTGTGCTGGGGGGCAGCCCCGAGGAGCCGGGCGGCGCGGAGGACCCGGAGAACAGCCGCAGCTTCCACTGTAACCGCAATGTGCTGTCCGCCGCCTGCCCCTACTTCCGGAGCATGTTCACCGGCGGCCTGTACGAGAGCAAGCAGCAGCAGGTGACGCTGCACGACATGAGCCCGGAGTCCATGGCGCTCATCATAGAGTACTGCTACACGGGCAGAGTAACGGTGACCGAGGCCAATGTGCAGCGCCTCTATGCGGCCGCCGACATGCTGCAGCTGGAGTACGTGCGGCAGGCCTGCGCCGGCTACCTGGCCCGGAGGCTGGACCTGCACAACTGCGCCGCCATCCTGCGCTTTGCCGACACCTTCGACCACTGTGAGCTGCGGAGCCGCGCTCTGTCCTTCATGGCCCGCCATTTTGAACCGTTTGTAGCCAGTGAGGAGTTCTGTGAGATGAGCCTGGCACAGCTGAAGATGGTGCTGAGCATGGACAACCTGGATGTGGTGAGCGAGAGGATGGTGTGCGCTGCTGCCCTGCGCTGGCTGGAGGTGAACCACAAGGAGCGGGCAGAGCTGTGCCAGGAGGTCCTGGGCTGTGTACGCTGGCAGCACTTCACCGACAAGGACCAGGCCTATGTGGAGAGTCTCAAGTCCCGGCCGTGGGTGCGCAAGCACTGCCTACCCTACCTGGACGCCCTGCTGCAGGACAAGGATGGCAAGTCTATAGTCGCCCTGCAGGAGAGTAGTCCCATGCGCAGGATCGGCATGCTGGCCAAGGAGATGGTCATTTTCTTTGGTCACCGCAAGGAACCTTTCTTGTGCTACGACCCTTACTCCGGTGACATCTACACCATGCCTTCTCCTCTTAGTAACCTAGCCCACGGCAAGGCGGTGACCTCCTCGGCGGTGTGTGTCTCCCCAGAGAATGACCTCTACCTGGCTACACAACCTATGAAGCAGCTTTGGGTGTATAGCCCTGTACACAACAGCTGGCAGCTCCTAGCAGAGAGGCTGCTGTGCAGAGAGGGCATGGACGTAGCTTACCTCAATGGTTACGTGTACATAGTTGGCGGCCACGATCCCTCCTCTGGTGCCAAGATAAAAGATGTGGAGTGCTATAGCGTTCAGAGGAACCAGTGGACGCTGGTGGCCCCGTTGCCCCACTCATTCTACTCCTTTGAGTTGGTTACGGTGAACGATCGCCTGTATGCTATCAGTAATAAGAGGATGCTATGTTATGACCCCGCCTGCAACCAGTGGCTCAATTGTGCCTCAATGAAGCGCTGTGACTTCCATGAAGCCTGTGTATACAACGACGAAATTTACTGTATATGTGACATTCCTATAGTGAAGGTCTACAACCCTGCCAGAGGAGAATGGCGCCGGATCAGTCCCATACCCACAGAGGTTAATACCAACAACTACCAGATTGTACAGTACAGCTCCAAACTCCTCCTCATCTCCTGCACCATCGTCCAGTGGAAGAAGAACCGTGTAACCGTTCATGAGTATGACGTGACTAATGACCGCTGGGTTAATATTGGCACCATGCTGGGCCTTCTGCATTATGACTGTGGGTTCATGTGCCTGTCCGCACGGGTCTATCCATCCTGCTTAGAGTCAGGGCAGAGCTATATAACTGAGGAGGATGATGTCCGCAGTGAGTCCAGTACTGACTGGATGGACGGGTTTAGTGAGCTGGACTCTGAATCGGACAGCCTTAGTTCTTTTTCAGAGGATGAGTGGCCAAGAGTTTCTGTGGCCAGACCACGTATATACCTAGAAGGCTCTTTTTAAGTGGTGATAGTTATATTTTTACTACCCTTCGAGATATCTCTCGAGGTTCTCGAGCCAAACCATCTGCCTCGGAAACTATATTCTGCAATACTTGAAGAATTGTCAGTGAAGATCGCCTCTTCAGCCACTTCTCTAAAGTTTGTCAGAGCTATGACCTGTTTCCTCATGTAAATATCTTCAGTTTAGTAGGGTAAATGTACActgcaatgcaatttttttttttgttttagggcAGGAATTCCTGTGTGTGTTGTTGTGACCATATGGTCAGCCTTTTTCTGGGCACTTAAACAATATTTTGTACTTGATGTTGATACTTCTGATATTTTGCTCATACAGATGAGTGACATTCAGTTTTTATCTTGGGTATACTTTTATACCCCATTGGGCTAGTTCTCCTGTTTTCACAAT includes:
- the LOC140117990 gene encoding kelch repeat and BTB domain-containing protein 7-like, whose amino-acid sequence is MSGYGVSSFFSGPELLEDPAHASSLLAQLKSFYDSSLLCDVTIRVLGGSPEEPGGAEDPENSRSFHCNRNVLSAACPYFRSMFTGGLYESKQQQVTLHDMSPESMALIIEYCYTGRVTVTEANVQRLYAAADMLQLEYVRQACAGYLARRLDLHNCAAILRFADTFDHCELRSRALSFMARHFEPFVASEEFCEMSLAQLKMVLSMDNLDVVSERMVCAAALRWLEVNHKERAELCQEVLGCVRWQHFTDKDQAYVESLKSRPWVRKHCLPYLDALLQDKDGKSIVALQESSPMRRIGMLAKEMVIFFGHRKEPFLCYDPYSGDIYTMPSPLSNLAHGKAVTSSAVCVSPENDLYLATQPMKQLWVYSPVHNSWQLLAERLLCREGMDVAYLNGYVYIVGGHDPSSGAKIKDVECYSVQRNQWTLVAPLPHSFYSFELVTVNDRLYAISNKRMLCYDPACNQWLNCASMKRCDFHEACVYNDEIYCICDIPIVKVYNPARGEWRRISPIPTEVNTNNYQIVQYSSKLLLISCTIVQWKKNRVTVHEYDVTNDRWVNIGTMLGLLHYDCGFMCLSARVYPSCLESGQSYITEEDDVRSESSTDWMDGFSELDSESDSLSSFSEDEWPRVSVARPRIYLEGSF